The DNA window gatgcttaattgactgagccacccaggcacccccatttatgtacattttaagcATAAAACAACATTATGTAgtgcttaaatatatatttttacatactaGGTAAAAGTATAAGAACAAGCACGAATGCAACTTCAGGATAGTGATTAACTGTTGGGGAGATGGGGCATGGGGAGAATGGTGCATGGGACTCACACTttatctgtaatattttatttctccaacaagaaaaataaacaaatatggcAAATGTAAACATGTTAAATCTGAATGTAGGTGCATACTGCTAGTTATAGCCttcattttttgttatgtttaaaatacatgtgtatatatatatctaccaaCCACCTGGAGGGCCTGAGGGACATTTTAACTAGACTTAATCTATAGGATGATATTTTAAGGAAACTCTGACTTTGGTTAAATGATGTAATTAAaatcacataattaaaaaaaaaaattgaagaatgaCCAAACTTAAGCTCACTAAAAGCAGTACTACAGAAGAAGTAGAAGTATGTTGGGGAGAAGTTTTGCTTGAATAAACTGGGTATTTCTAAGCAAAACACAAACCTTGTCAGTGGACAATGGTGCCTCTTTGTTGAATAACAAAATCTTAGGTGAGTTCTTTGTATCAGAAGAGGGCTCTGTGTCTATTAATTTCTCATCCTCTCTTGTGGCAGATTTTGAAGAACCCAAACAGTGGGAATGCTGGATGGCAATTAGCTcactataaataataaaaccaaacagaaacagacaaCTTAAAACAGTATCAAACATATTATCACCCATAGTCTTATACTTAAAAGTATCTCAAcaggaccccccccaaaaaaagtttttctttttcatgaagaAGCTCAAATTTGAGCAGAACATTATAGATTTGAATAGAATGCTTGAGTGGAATATTATAAATTAATGCATATGCTCTGCAGTAAGAATTAAATCAAAATTCTTAGTTCAAGGGTTAACAACAGAACAGAGaatttccctcccccttccaaaaacaagaaaacaaaaaagaaggttCAAGGGACAGGATCAtccaaaagggaggaaaaaacttGTGAAaattttgggtttttggtttgtgaAGTTGATTTTTgttaatggtttttaaaagtccttttgtGAAAGTAGAACAGCATTGTcagctattaattcttctataaGTCCTCAGTATTAGAGAAGAGAGACATGCAGCCAAGTGTCTGGGTATGTTCTTAAAGTGTGGGCTCAGAGCAGAGTGAACCGCAAAAGCTGTTCTGGAACAGACCAAAGGCACTGGAGCTTCCTCCTCCCATGTTCCCCGAACCTGAAGGAGAACAGGCTGCCGTGGCTTCTCCCTCTACAGCTAAAGGCCTATTTGTCATACAGAATGGTGGTCTGATAATAGAACAGGTACACAGTAAGTTCTTATAATCTAAGGAAAACTAGGAAAACataattatcttttctatttaatCACGTGTTTGGCATGTGATGTCTCGGCATGTGCCTCTGCCGGCAGCACAGTTCGTTTGGATTATTTCAAGCCAGGGAGGTCAAAAGGGTCTTGAAACAAAACtccaaatttaaatttgaatttcttttatatgTTAAATTTAAGATATGTCCACTATGCTCTTAAAACTAACATAGTTTTCCCTTAATATATGCGTGTTGTTTGTTCAGCAGTGAACAATGTGCAGTTGTGCCCTATTGATacttgcaattattttttaagattttacttatttatttgacagagagagagagagagaaagcgagaggaaacacaagcagggggagtgggagagggagaagcaggtttcccactgagcagggagcccaacgtggggctcgatcccaggaccctgagatcatgacctgagccaaaggcagacgcttaacgactgagccacccaggtgccccgatacttgcaattatttaaagaaaatctttaatatgAATAGATAACATTTAGTGGgacaaccatttttttaaagttcacaaCTGACAGAATAACTAtctgtatgatttttaaatggcTCAGGCTTCTCAAAGGgccaaagaaaaatccaaataatgAAAATACCAGAAAGAAATTTTTATCATAAGTCCTAGGAAAGTCAGTGTGATGATTAAAATAAGGCTCTCAATATAGCAACTTTGTCCTTTCTGTAATTTAAGACCCAAGAGctagcttttatttaaaaatagaaaacatcggggcgcctgggtggctcagatgggttaagcgtctgccttcagctcaggtcatgatcccagggtcctgggatcgagccccgcgtcgggctccctgctcagtgggaaacctgcttctccctctccctctcccactccccctgcttgtgttccctctcttgctgtgtctctctctgtcaaataaataaaatctttaaaataaaataaaatgggcgcctgggtggctcagatggctaagtgtctgcctttggctcaggtcatgatcccagggtcttgggatcgagtcccacatcgggctccctgctccttgggagcctgcttctccctctgcctctctctctctctcgctctgtctctcatgaataaataaataaaatctttaaaaaaatttaaaaaaaataaaaataaaaataaaaatagcaaacattACTATAGTGCCCCTCAACCACAAGATTTAGCAATTCTAACAATAAGATGAGCCTGAATAATGCAGCATATGCTAATAACtaatccattttcttctcttaaaaaaactattaacTTTTACCAGCTTgttacataaaaaaattttttttcttgcatgattttaaaaaataagaaagtttagggggcgcctgggtggctcaatcggttaggcatctgccttcggctcaggtcatgatcccagggtcctgggatcgagccccacatcgggctccctgctcagtggggagtctgcttctccctctcccattccccctgcttgtgctgtcagataaataaataaaatctcaaaaaaaaaaaaaaaaaggaaagcaagtttGGGAAATGTAAAGTGAACAGAAAGGCAGAAGCAGTTGGATATGTAAATATGccaatggggtgggggtgggggcaggggcaggggtggggaggtggccaGCAAAATTCTTATCAGGGGTCTAGGGAGTGTGATCTCTGCATAGACAGCTTATCAATTCACACTGGATCCAGGGGTGAGGAATGTCCCAGAGCAGCATTCTACTCTGTAAAGTGACCCCactgttagttttttaaaaaaacatatttgccCAACTCATGACAAATGGCTTTGTTTTCAAACAAAACCTTTGCCTCAGAAGCTGTCCTAGGTACAAACTCTTCACTGGAATCTAATATGGTCTCTGCACAATGGAAAACTCAACAGCCTACGTGCTGAGGAAGAGAGTACTGGGTCGGCCTCAGACACGACTTGTGTTCGCACACACTGTTCTCCATGGAGCAAGCACGCGGCGGCTACCACAGCCCCTTCCATTTCCCAGCATCAGCGTTGCCCAGTACAAAATGTTACTAACCTCATGGCGGAGTTGTATTTCCTTCCACGGGCACTTTCTGAGCAAGTACACACAGATTTATGGCGAACAATTCTTTGCACTTTAGAAGGCTTGAAAATGCTCATCCACTCCATGTCAGACATGTGGCCTGGGGCTTCAATGATGAAGTTACTCGGGTGGCAGCACTTGGACTCATACATGTCACTCTCCCCAAGACAGGTTTCATTTTTATGGCAACAGGAGACTCCAGACCTTTCTATGTCATCTTGACTTTCAACATCCAGCTTTTCTGGTTGTCTGGAACTAGAACAGCTGGCCAGGCCCAGGTACACATTGACATCATGCCACTGTTTCTCATCAGATAACGAGGTGGATGCTTCAGAGAGTTGTCTCTCTTCATTCTGAATCCCGATCCCATTACCTTTTGGTGACTTTGCATGGATCTTGCACAATgtacttttgttttctgattcgATCTGCATTTTTCCTCCCAGAGACCAAGACTTTTGCTTCTCCAGTACATCTTTTGTAAACAGAGATGAGATAGCAGTtacacttttttccccaaatgaagtATTACCCTGTCGTTTCTTCTCTTTGCACAGATCACAAGGGCTCCTGTCTGACCGATTTTGCTGAATCAACGTGGTCTCAAATTTTGGATCTTTAACCAATGActtctgatttttctccctcttaatATCGACTTTTGGGCGGTGATTCTCAAGGTCTGACAAACACATGTCTCTGCTGTGGTGGCATTACAAAAAATGGAAGTTATAAGATACACTTGATACTGTCACTCTAGATATTTCACCCAAACCTTATTAGTTGAGCTAAATCCTATTAAGACCCATCTgtctgaaatgaaaacataagggAGAACGTGTATTCTTTCTTCAGAACCTGATTTCAGCCCAACTTCAAGGAAGTCTCTCTGACCAGCAAGCCCACAcactctctttccccttcccgtCCTCAACTCCCACCGTGCTTACTGCCAATACCGCAGTCCTCATTTTACTGTATCATCTACCTAATCAGGCAGCAAACTTCTATTATAACTATATTGTTCACTCACTTTCATGCACATATCCTGTCTTTCAATAGACTCCTAAGTTCCTTAATATGTAGAGGCATTTTTAATCCTCCTGGCACTTTAGGATAGCCTTTTACAAACATTAAGTGTTCTgtaaatacttgttgattgaTCTGTTATTTCCTCTTCCTAATTCTGTTAGTTTCACAGTAAACAGAGGTAAAGGCAGGACTGAAAGGGGACAGAGATTCAAGGAACAGAGACACAGTGGGAAGGGCCAAATGCATCTACCATACAGCATTCACGGCCATCCCATTTATCTGCTAGATATTTACATGGCGACATACTGAAAGCTGGTCTAAAGTAAGAATGACAGGTgtgcataaaatgaaaatatatacaaacatgaTAAACCTTTTGATAAACTGTCTTCAGATATTTGGACACGGAGAGTTCGGAGCCCTCAGAAAACTCGACCCCCACCTCCTGGAAGGGCACAGGCCATTCCACACTCTTAAAGAACAGCCTCACTCATCTAGCCCAAGTGCCTCCCAGGGGCAACGAAGTACAGAGAAGGGAAAAGCCAATATGGTAGGGGCTTTGGCCTGTGCAAGCACTCCAGGCTGGTGCAGAGTGTACCAGCAGCGGCAGCAGCTGGGGCACAAAGCAAGAGTGTAACACCCCCAGCAGAAGGcctggaaagaaaagcaaagccggctcAGCAGTCACTCTGTCTGTAGCAAGAGCTGCTCCAACGGTTCCTGCAACTGCTAACTGCCAGGCCAAGGAGCCTCACGGTCACACCGGGTGGCCAGGAACTTCCCTAATTCCTGTTCCCATTCATGACTGCTTGTCACACTTCTGCTTGGAAAAGTAGACTAAATTTAACTGTGGGACAGCTATATGCCTATTAAATTAAACCACACctcatatatttacattttaactttACAAAACCAATTTAGTTCACACACTGATTATAGGTAAGAAGAGGTGTCTCCTTCTACTaacaaggaaaacaggaaaatccaGCTAAAAGCAGAGATCACCCTCAGCTAGCTGAACAACTACTACAGTTATTTATACCATTcgttggtgtttttttcttttaggcaaGTACCATGTCCTGTGtatctttattttccccattcccAGCCCAGTGAGTGCGAAACACTAAACTCTGAGTCCGCACGAAAGAGTAAATGAGTCACCTCTGGTTTCTACTTGAGCTCAAAGTCTTATACACAACAATACACAAATAAGGCTAATGAATTTCTTTTACCAAGTGGCTAAATCAGGATCAGGCCTAAAATTCTAAGATCAGGTCTCATTATAACCCAGGATTATAATAACAATTACTAACTCATATTTATTGACTCCCTACCATATAGGAAATGATAGTAGATACCGGCCCATAGTAAGTACTTCATAAATAGAttgaatgataaaataaaatacaagatcaTACTAATAGCATCTTGCTAAGATTACCTGGACTCCAGAACCTTTGATTCCTCCATCTTTGAGTCATATATCTGTATTAATTCCTGAGAATTTtccacattaaaattaagaaactgCAGATCACTCTGTTGTTTTACATAAATCTGCCGTAGATATTGATAAATCAATAAGATGTGACAACAAAACTATAATGAGCCAACATTCAAATGCTAAAACAGATCAGACAGTGATAGAGAAATATGCtaaatatgtttgcttttatttttcctatgttaGCACTCGGATTCGTTAGTATAACTAGTTTCCAAACCTTTCATTACCATAAGCAAGACCCTATCAGCTATGCTAAATATTATATACCTTTAATGTAGTTAGGATTCCAAAAGCACCATAAACAAAAATCGACAGACACACACTTTTCCTAATTTGATGTTTGTTTATAAATGCTTCCCAAATAGTAAGAACAGTATAACTGGGGACATACCTGTCTCAGATTATGCAGTTCTGCATTTGTACGTTCTTGCTTTGACTTTGCAATATCAAGTaactcatctttccttttttctctctctgctattTAAGAacaattattattaaagtatttttcatcAGCCATATCAACACAAACCTTTTCATTTCCAAAAATTTAATGTTCCAGTAACTTGTTTTCCCCTTGTTCCTGAACTTAAAGTTTACAAAATGCATGGCTGGGAAGAGCTTTAATCTGTGATTCTGACTAGATCTTTCaccaaatttgaaaattttcacaatATAATTAATGCTGAGTCAAAAAAGGATTCAGAATTGTATCAACTGTATGATCAAATCACACTGTATGTttgtatacacaaacacacaggaaAAGTCTGAGAGCAAATACACATAAgtatttaaagaaactttttttagATGTGAGGATTAATGACaattattttcctctgtttttaaggGGGGGGTggcatgataaaatatatattactctttaatttttttcacattacatGAGTAACTTATGAATGCATTTTCATTGTAAAAACCCAAACAACATATTACCtctatcaacagaaaaaaaaatgaacattacaaggtataaaaaaaaaatcatgatttttaccAGTATGCAAGTCAGTCTGACATAATCTCACAATCAGGCCCTTCCTATATATTGTTACTGACCAAAGACCAAAGATATTTGTGTCTATGAAGTGCCCACATAGCAGATAAACTTGCCCAGCattcctttaaagattttcttttttttttaagattttatttatttatttgagagaaagaatgagagagagagagcacatgagaggggagagggtcagagggagaagcagactccctcccgagcagggagcctgatgcgggactcgatcctgggactccaggatcatgacctgagccgaacgcagtcgcttaaccaactgagccacccaggcgcccatagatTTTCTACCTCTTGAAAACTCTTCACCTGATAGGTAATTAAGATTCCGAGTTCTCTTGAATACACATAGTTATACACTCAATTTTTCTCAAATAGAgagcaaagataatttttttttttaaatcttcattcttttacaaAGATCATCAATGTTTTGCTGAAACACGGATATGCCACTAACTAGAGTTAGGGCACGAGAAAGCCATATTCTAAAAACAGTTTCAGAACTTGGTAGATGAGAAcccagaggagggaaagaatctaAAGTGCTgtacaggagcgcctgggtggctcagtcattaagcatctgcctttggctcaggtcatggtcctgaggtcctgggattgagccccgcatcgggctccctgctcggcgggaagcctgcttctctctctcccactcccccacccccctctcgctgtgtctctctctgtcaaatacatgaataaaatctttaaaaaaaataaagtgctgtaCAAGGgctaatatcagaaaaaaaacattaatattaTTCTTAATGAGAAAGTGATTCACACAGAAGTGAGAAATCAACAATAAATGCTTAAGAAAAACATCAGTATCTTTATAAGAAGTTCATgctaaatgtataaaataacgCTCTACATGaatcaattttaagaaaatctgatgcaatctaaataaaaatttatatctatGGTTCTTtcataaaacactttttttacaTGTCATTTTTCTCATGgatgaaaaaggataaaaatttttattattactttacaTCTGGACATCGCATAAAACACTTAAGGACAAAGGCATGCACTTTGCTATAGACTGCAACTCCACTAGACTGCTGTTCTGCAGTGTTTGTCTGTGGTCAGGGGACCAAGGAGAGGAAAGAGTGACAGGGGTCTGTGCACAgcaccctctctcctccccaacgTGTTTCACGCTCAGCCTTTCAGATGCGGGTCTGTAATAGCACCTTGCTTTCAAAGGTAATCCTTGTGCACAGAATCGAAAATGTGAAGACAAGCACAGTGAACCTGGCCAAGTGGCCAGGTTTAAACTACTACGTCTTTTCTattcaattttgaatttatttctttgcattaCATGAGTCAATACCATAATGAAAGCATATAAATGTAATGGATTTGCATTATTTATGTAGAGTTGCATCTAACTTATGAATTCGATcataagcacaaagaaaaaaataataaaaggaatcaCAGCTACTTTAACAGTAGAAGCAATACCCACAAGGCATCTGTGACTCTTTCCTGATCTCACTTCCACCCCACCTCTCGTATTAACAGCACTGCGACACGCTGGGTGCAAATCCTAGTGTGTAGAGATACTTGTTTTGAATTCAGTATGGCCCCTAAACAAAAGCCAACTACTTTATTTGGAGTTCAaggataattttgtttattttttaaagattttatttttaagtaatctctacaccccacgtggggctcaaactcaggaccccaagatcaagagtcatatactccacccacagagccagccaggcacccctcaagggtaattttaaatatatctgaaTTTTGCCTTAATCCCTGACTTTAGAATAATCTATTATTGCATAGGAGGCAACTCCACTGgaaatataaatgttttcctAGATGAGATACTTTTCTACATGGCTGGGTTTAGCTGAGAAATCCAAGTGGAGTGGGTCCACCTATTTTCACAAAGTGGTCAGAGGAAACAAAGAGGTACTGGACTCCACTGCTCACtgcctgagcaaggag is part of the Zalophus californianus isolate mZalCal1 chromosome 14, mZalCal1.pri.v2, whole genome shotgun sequence genome and encodes:
- the CCDC62 gene encoding coiled-coil domain-containing protein 62 isoform X6; this translates as MIQNGPREVLTTSFKNIGSEVEISTIEKQRKELQLLIGELKDRDKELNDMVAVHQRQLLSWEEDRQKVLTLEERCSKLEGELHKRTEIIRSLTKKVKTLESNQIECQTVLQKTQLQLQEMAQKATHSSLLSEDLEARNENLSNTLVELSAQVGQLQAREQALTTMIKLKDKDIIEAVNHIADCSGKFKLLEHALRDAKMVETCIVKEKQDYKQKLKTLKIEVNKLKAEREKRKDELLDIAKSKQERTNAELHNLRQIYVKQQSDLQFLNFNVENSQELIQIYDSKMEESKVLESSRDMCLSDLENHRPKVDIKREKNQKSLVKDPKFETTLIQQNRSDRSPCDLCKEKKRQGNTSFGEKSVTAISSLFTKDVLEKQKSWSLGGKMQIESENKSTLCKIHAKSPKGNGIGIQNEERQLSEASTSLSDEKQWHDVNVYLGLASCSSSRQPEKLDVESQDDIERSGVSCCHKNETCLGESDMYESKCCHPSNFIIEAPGHMSDMEWMSIFKPSKVQRIVRHKSVCTCSESARGRKYNSAMSELIAIQHSHCLGSSKSATREDEKLIDTEPSSDTKNSPKILLFNKEAPLSTDKDDFSPTSKLQRLLAESRQMVTDLELSTLLPISSENLSSSARNNLEVSEESAQKTAFLSN
- the CCDC62 gene encoding coiled-coil domain-containing protein 62 isoform X5; the protein is MIQNGPREVLTTSFKNIGSEVEISTIEKQRKELQLLIGELKDRDKELNDMVAVHQRQLLSWEEDRQKVLTLEERCSKLEGELHKRTEIIRSLTKKVKTLESNQIECQTVLQKTQLQLQEMAQKATHSSLLSEDLEARNENLSNTLVELSAQVGQLQAREQALTTMIKLKDKDIIEAVNHIADCSGKFKLLEHALRDAKMVETCIVKEKQDYKQKLKTLKIEVNKLKEDLNEKTTENNEQREEIIRLKQEKSCLHDELVFTAEREKRKDELLDIAKSKQERTNAELHNLRQIYVKQQSDLQFLNFNVENSQELIQIYDSKMEESKVLESSRDMCLSDLENHRPKVDIKREKNQKSLVKDPKFETTLIQQNRSDRSPCDLCKEKKRQGNTSFGEKSVTAISSLFTKDVLEKQKSWSLGGKMQIESENKSTLCKIHAKSPKGNGIGIQNEERQLSEASTSLSDEKQWHDVNVYLGLASCSSSRQPEKLDVESQDDIERSGVSCCHKNETCLGESDMYESKCCHPSNFIIEAPGHMSDMEWMSIFKPSKVQRIVRHKSVCTCSESARGRKYNSAMSELIAIQHSHCLGSSKSATREDEKLIDTEPSSDTKNSPKILLFNKEAPLSTDKDDFSPTSKLQRLLAESRQMVTDLELSTLLPISSENLSSSARN
- the CCDC62 gene encoding coiled-coil domain-containing protein 62 isoform X2, coding for MIQNGPREVLTTSFKNIGSEVEISTIEKQRKELQLLIGELKDRDKELNDMVAVHQRQLLSWEEDRQKVLTLEERCSKLEGELHKRTEIIRSLTKKVKTLESNQIECQTVLQKTQLQLQEMAQKATHSSLLSEDLEARNENLSNTLVELSAQVGQLQAREQALTTMIKLKDKDIIEAVNHIADCSGKFKLLEHALRDAKMVETCIVKEKQDYKQKLKTLKIEVNKLKEDLNEKTTENNEQREEIIRLKQEKSCLHDELVFTEREKRKDELLDIAKSKQERTNAELHNLRQIYVKQQSDLQFLNFNVENSQELIQIYDSKMEESKVLESSRDMCLSDLENHRPKVDIKREKNQKSLVKDPKFETTLIQQNRSDRSPCDLCKEKKRQGNTSFGEKSVTAISSLFTKDVLEKQKSWSLGGKMQIESENKSTLCKIHAKSPKGNGIGIQNEERQLSEASTSLSDEKQWHDVNVYLGLASCSSSRQPEKLDVESQDDIERSGVSCCHKNETCLGESDMYESKCCHPSNFIIEAPGHMSDMEWMSIFKPSKVQRIVRHKSVCTCSESARGRKYNSAMSELIAIQHSHCLGSSKSATREDEKLIDTEPSSDTKNSPKILLFNKEAPLSTDKDDFSPTSKLQRLLAESRQMVTDLELSTLLPISSENLSSSARNNLEVSEESAQKTAFLSN
- the CCDC62 gene encoding coiled-coil domain-containing protein 62 isoform X8, with protein sequence MIQNGPREVLTTSFKNIGSEVEISTIEKQRKELQLLIGELKDRDKELNDMVAVHQRQLLSWEEDRQKVLTLEERCSKLEGELHKRTEIIRSLTKKVKTLESNQIECQTVLQKTQLQLQEMAQKATHSSLLSEDLEARNENLSNTLVELSAQVGQLQAREQALTTMIKLKDKDIIEAVNHIADCSGKFKLLEHALRDAKMVETCIVKEKQDYKQKLKTLKIEVNKLKEREKRKDELLDIAKSKQERTNAELHNLRQIYVKQQSDLQFLNFNVENSQELIQIYDSKMEESKVLESSRDMCLSDLENHRPKVDIKREKNQKSLVKDPKFETTLIQQNRSDRSPCDLCKEKKRQGNTSFGEKSVTAISSLFTKDVLEKQKSWSLGGKMQIESENKSTLCKIHAKSPKGNGIGIQNEERQLSEASTSLSDEKQWHDVNVYLGLASCSSSRQPEKLDVESQDDIERSGVSCCHKNETCLGESDMYESKCCHPSNFIIEAPGHMSDMEWMSIFKPSKVQRIVRHKSVCTCSESARGRKYNSAMSELIAIQHSHCLGSSKSATREDEKLIDTEPSSDTKNSPKILLFNKEAPLSTDKDDFSPTSKLQRLLAESRQMVTDLELSTLLPISSENLSSSARNNLEVSEESAQKTAFLSN
- the CCDC62 gene encoding coiled-coil domain-containing protein 62 isoform X3 — translated: MNPSATFLVGRQNIGSEVEISTIEKQRKELQLLIGELKDRDKELNDMVAVHQRQLLSWEEDRQKVLTLEERCSKLEGELHKRTEIIRSLTKKVKTLESNQIECQTVLQKTQLQLQEMAQKATHSSLLSEDLEARNENLSNTLVELSAQVGQLQAREQALTTMIKLKDKDIIEAVNHIADCSGKFKLLEHALRDAKMVETCIVKEKQDYKQKLKTLKIEVNKLKEDLNEKTTENNEQREEIIRLKQEKSCLHDELVFTAEREKRKDELLDIAKSKQERTNAELHNLRQIYVKQQSDLQFLNFNVENSQELIQIYDSKMEESKVLESSRDMCLSDLENHRPKVDIKREKNQKSLVKDPKFETTLIQQNRSDRSPCDLCKEKKRQGNTSFGEKSVTAISSLFTKDVLEKQKSWSLGGKMQIESENKSTLCKIHAKSPKGNGIGIQNEERQLSEASTSLSDEKQWHDVNVYLGLASCSSSRQPEKLDVESQDDIERSGVSCCHKNETCLGESDMYESKCCHPSNFIIEAPGHMSDMEWMSIFKPSKVQRIVRHKSVCTCSESARGRKYNSAMSELIAIQHSHCLGSSKSATREDEKLIDTEPSSDTKNSPKILLFNKEAPLSTDKDDFSPTSKLQRLLAESRQMVTDLELSTLLPISSENLSSSARNNLEVSEESAQKTAFLSN
- the CCDC62 gene encoding coiled-coil domain-containing protein 62 isoform X7; this translates as MIQNGPREVLTTSFKNIGSEVEISTIEKQRKELQLLIGELKDRDKELNDMVAVHQRQLLSWEEDRQKVLTLEERCSKLEGELHKRTEIIRSLTKKVKTLESNQIECQTVLQKTQLQLQEMAQKATHSSLLSEDLEDKDIIEAVNHIADCSGKFKLLEHALRDAKMVETCIVKEKQDYKQKLKTLKIEVNKLKEDLNEKTTENNEQREEIIRLKQEKSCLHDELVFTAEREKRKDELLDIAKSKQERTNAELHNLRQIYVKQQSDLQFLNFNVENSQELIQIYDSKMEESKVLESSRDMCLSDLENHRPKVDIKREKNQKSLVKDPKFETTLIQQNRSDRSPCDLCKEKKRQGNTSFGEKSVTAISSLFTKDVLEKQKSWSLGGKMQIESENKSTLCKIHAKSPKGNGIGIQNEERQLSEASTSLSDEKQWHDVNVYLGLASCSSSRQPEKLDVESQDDIERSGVSCCHKNETCLGESDMYESKCCHPSNFIIEAPGHMSDMEWMSIFKPSKVQRIVRHKSVCTCSESARGRKYNSAMSELIAIQHSHCLGSSKSATREDEKLIDTEPSSDTKNSPKILLFNKEAPLSTDKDDFSPTSKLQRLLAESRQMVTDLELSTLLPISSENLSSSARNNLEVSEESAQKTAFLSN
- the CCDC62 gene encoding coiled-coil domain-containing protein 62 isoform X4 is translated as MNPSATFLVGRQNIGSEVEISTIEKQRKELQLLIGELKDRDKELNDMVAVHQRQLLSWEEDRQKVLTLEERCSKLEGELHKRTEIIRSLTKKVKTLESNQIECQTVLQKTQLQLQEMAQKATHSSLLSEDLEARNENLSNTLVELSAQVGQLQAREQALTTMIKLKDKDIIEAVNHIADCSGKFKLLEHALRDAKMVETCIVKEKQDYKQKLKTLKIEVNKLKEDLNEKTTENNEQREEIIRLKQEKSCLHDELVFTEREKRKDELLDIAKSKQERTNAELHNLRQIYVKQQSDLQFLNFNVENSQELIQIYDSKMEESKVLESSRDMCLSDLENHRPKVDIKREKNQKSLVKDPKFETTLIQQNRSDRSPCDLCKEKKRQGNTSFGEKSVTAISSLFTKDVLEKQKSWSLGGKMQIESENKSTLCKIHAKSPKGNGIGIQNEERQLSEASTSLSDEKQWHDVNVYLGLASCSSSRQPEKLDVESQDDIERSGVSCCHKNETCLGESDMYESKCCHPSNFIIEAPGHMSDMEWMSIFKPSKVQRIVRHKSVCTCSESARGRKYNSAMSELIAIQHSHCLGSSKSATREDEKLIDTEPSSDTKNSPKILLFNKEAPLSTDKDDFSPTSKLQRLLAESRQMVTDLELSTLLPISSENLSSSARNNLEVSEESAQKTAFLSN
- the CCDC62 gene encoding coiled-coil domain-containing protein 62 isoform X1 codes for the protein MIQNGPREVLTTSFKNIGSEVEISTIEKQRKELQLLIGELKDRDKELNDMVAVHQRQLLSWEEDRQKVLTLEERCSKLEGELHKRTEIIRSLTKKVKTLESNQIECQTVLQKTQLQLQEMAQKATHSSLLSEDLEARNENLSNTLVELSAQVGQLQAREQALTTMIKLKDKDIIEAVNHIADCSGKFKLLEHALRDAKMVETCIVKEKQDYKQKLKTLKIEVNKLKEDLNEKTTENNEQREEIIRLKQEKSCLHDELVFTAEREKRKDELLDIAKSKQERTNAELHNLRQIYVKQQSDLQFLNFNVENSQELIQIYDSKMEESKVLESSRDMCLSDLENHRPKVDIKREKNQKSLVKDPKFETTLIQQNRSDRSPCDLCKEKKRQGNTSFGEKSVTAISSLFTKDVLEKQKSWSLGGKMQIESENKSTLCKIHAKSPKGNGIGIQNEERQLSEASTSLSDEKQWHDVNVYLGLASCSSSRQPEKLDVESQDDIERSGVSCCHKNETCLGESDMYESKCCHPSNFIIEAPGHMSDMEWMSIFKPSKVQRIVRHKSVCTCSESARGRKYNSAMSELIAIQHSHCLGSSKSATREDEKLIDTEPSSDTKNSPKILLFNKEAPLSTDKDDFSPTSKLQRLLAESRQMVTDLELSTLLPISSENLSSSARNNLEVSEESAQKTAFLSN